The DNA region CGTCGTAGACCTGCACCAGGGAGACGTTGTCGCCGTCGTGCCAGCCGCTGACCAGGTATATCAACGAGTCTCTCCACACCCCGCTGACCGCGTCATCGACCGGCACGGGCATGGGGGCGGCGGCGCGCCAACCACCCTCGGCCGGATCCCAGATGTCTACGTTGGGGACCGACTTCTCCGAGCCGTCTGGCGCGACCGTGTAGCCGCCGAAAAGGACGACGACCCCGCCGACGGCCTCGGCCGTGGCCGCGATCCGCCCGCGGGGTCCGGGGACCGGCGGCAGCTCCGTCCATGAAGAGTCGCCGAGCGCGACCGCGAACGCCCGCTGGGTGACGCCGTCCCACGTGCGCGAGGCGCCCAGACCGAGGAAGGAGAAGAGCGTAGTCCTGCCGGCGATCTCCAGGCTCGCCACAGCGTTGTTGGTGACGGCGACCGGCAGGGGCGGCGGATTCCGCACCTCCGTGGCGGGCTCGCCGTCCGAGGATTGGGCGGCGAGGCCCGGCGTCGGCAACGAAAGCGCGGCGGCGGCGAGGCCCAGGAGCAGCGCCGCCGCGTTGTGGCGCGGCGTCATCGCACCGTGAACTGGATCGGGATCTGGACCCACAAGGCCACTTTCTGGTCCAGGTTCAGCGCGGGCCTGAACACCATGGCGTCGGCCACCTCCAGCGCGACCCTGTCGAACGCGTCCAAGCCGCTCGATTCCTCGACGCGAGCTTCGGCGACCCGTCCGTCGGTGCCCACCTTCACCCACAGCAACGTGGTCCCCTCCACCCCCGCGTCCCGCAGGTGCGACGGGTAGCGCCGCCTCAATTCCCGCTCGACCGCCTCCTGGTTGACGAGTTCCGGCTTCACCGTGTGGGGGATG from Gemmatimonadota bacterium includes:
- a CDS encoding galactose oxidase produces the protein MTPRHNAAALLLGLAAAALSLPTPGLAAQSSDGEPATEVRNPPPLPVAVTNNAVASLEIAGRTTLFSFLGLGASRTWDGVTQRAFAVALGDSSWTELPPVPGPRGRIAATAEAVGGVVVLFGGYTVAPDGSEKSVPNVDIWDPAEGGWRAAAPMPVPVDDAVSGVWRDSLIYLVSGWHDGDNVSLVQVYDVARDSWQEATPIEGVPVFGHAGGVAGDAIVFIDGVRRNDTRPRYTMAPQAWRGDIDPADPTSITWRPLPEHPGPALYRAASGVCGDRIVFAGGTDNPYNYDGIGYDGRPAAPRDAVFAYDVGEDRWVDLGAAPASTMDHRGLPVAGGHGFVIGGMRLAQRVSAGVVVLSLPGCG